In the Chaetodon trifascialis isolate fChaTrf1 chromosome 15, fChaTrf1.hap1, whole genome shotgun sequence genome, GGACAGACGTGCTGAAACATACCAGAAGGAACGAGCCGTGACCGAGGAAAACCCACAAGACACAAATATATGAAAGGCTGAATCAAACGGGCTGTGAGGGAACAACAGACCTGTGCTCAACAGATTGATGCGTTTAGTTTCCTGGTGTGTCTTTTGGCATCTGAACCCAGTGAAGCAGTGATTCCTCCATAATTCACTGCACAGAGACCAAGAACAGCAGACTGATCAGAGGTCTGATGTCTGCTCGAGCCTGTGTCCTGGAGCGTAGTCTCATCGTTAGCCGACATGTTGATGTAAGACGTCCACAGAAACCCTCCGTAGCTTCGTGGAGGttcttaaaacattttttaagagCAGACGCTCGCCTCGGTGGAGCGGCACAGGACAGGACGGGACGGGTGACCTTTAGCTGGAAACACTGTCCTTTGTTGtcttttccacatttctctTTGAAACTGCCGCGGCACAGTCTCCCACGGCAACCAAGTCCAGCTGAGGGACGAGCTGGAAGGTGAAAATGTGAGCGTGTGAAAGGTCAAGGGACAGAATGCTTTAAGacaaaaatgcatgtgtgtgtccgtgtcaCGATGTCTTCATCAGTGTCCGTCCTCCTCTTCGCAGCTCGCCTCGCTCGGTCCTCGGCTCACAGGCTCTGGACGCTTTCGGTACGTTTGGTGAAACTACCTTTGATCCTCGCTGTAACAGAACTGCCTCTCGTGCTGACGTCCACCTTGTCCTTTGTTTCTGCAGTCAAAGCCTGTAAAATATCCGTCACcaaagagatgctgctgctgagcgtCTCCATAGGATACACAGGTGAGTGAGGACAAGGcgcagcaggtggaggtcagGCTGAAATGGGTGTAGCTGATGATGAGTGTGAATCATGCATTCTGCTCCGTCAGGCCTGGAGCTCACTTTTTACAGCGGGGTGTACGGGACGTGCATCGGAGCCATGACGCAGTTCGGCCAAGACGCCAAGAGTCTGATCGGCATCTCCGGCATTTTTGTGGGTATAGGTGAGATCTTAGGTGAGTCCTGAGCCCCGTCCCCCGTCTTCACAGGAcaacactgcagctgaggaaTGTCCCCTCGCAGAGACTGATTGTCCTCTCTGCGCTCTCTGTCCAGGAGGGGGCGTGTTTGGGATGCTGAACAAGTGCAACCGCTTCGGGAGGAACCCGGTGGTGCTGCTGGGGCTCATCACTCACTTTGTGGCCTTTTACCTGATTTTCCTCAACATTGCCAGAGACGCTCCGATAGCCCCGGAGGCAGGAACAGACCTGCAGGCCTTCATCGGGCCCAGGTAGGAAGACCACGGTTTAATCAGGCTCAGCTCAGGAGCGTTGTTATAGTTAAGATTGATTCAGAGGAGTGGAAGCATGAATGACTTCATTTTAGGAAAAACATTTGTCTTTATGGAGCCGATCATTTAAACCCAGCCTGATGCCCTTTAAAGCACGTGGCGTTAGCATAAAATGCTAAAGCACATTGATTTCTTGTGCTAACTctggtggagggtggaggagcagTCCGTCAGTGTTTGGGTTGGAGGGATCCATCGCCGCGTCCGACTGAAGCtgacacacttcctgtttcctgcagcagtgAACATGAGTCAGCCGACGTGAGCTGGagttctcttttctctgttcgTTGCAGCGGTTGaacctgtttttcctctgatatttcactCTGCGTCTGTTGGACGTCAcagggtgtgtttgatttgatcAGGTCTGCGTGTCGGTCGGCTCCTCCGGCTCTGATCCTGGATCTGTCCGTTCAGGCGGCGTCTCTTAAgctgtgctctctgtgtgttgCGGCTCAGTGTCGAGGTGGCCCTGCTCTGCAGCTTCTTGCTCGGTTTGGGCGACAGCTGCTTCAACACTCAGCTCCTCAGCATCATCGGCTTCATGTACCGCGATGACAGCGCTCCCGCCTTCGCCGTGTTCAAGTTCATACAGGTGAGTCTGAGACCCGCTCGCCGTGACGGTCACATGAGTTCAAACAGCGAATAGGAAAGTGTGAGAAGGTGTTTGGAGTATAGATTTGTGACTCTTCAGCCTCAGACCAGTCTGTCCAGGTGTCACTGAGCTTCGCTTCAGTTTCTCAGGTTTACCGTCTCGTGTTGTCTTTTCTCTCAGTCCATCATGGCCGCTCTGGCCTTCTTCTACAGTAactacctgctgctgcactggcAGCTGCTCATCCTGGTCGCAGTGGGCTTTCTGGGCTCCATGACCTTCTTCATGGCCGAGGGGCTGGCCGAGTCCAGCAGGCGAGAATCGGACTATGGCAGCTTCTGACGTGTGtgtggtgaggatgaggagggcgCAGCTGGAGGTGTTGCTCTCCACAGCTGGAAGAAACATCCAGggacgacgacgacgatgatgatgatgaacgcATCCCAGCCACCGCTGTGGTATGTTTGGTTCGCACAGACCCCTCTGGTCCATACAAAGCCTGGCAGCGGCTGCAGGAGCCAAACATGAATCTGAATTTCAGCATTTCCCCGTTCTAAACGTAAAGCTGTGAGGACGCGCTGCGTGCACGCAGGACACGCCTCGCCTCGCTCGAATTACTTTGTGCACATGAATCTGAACAAATTATGAAGATGTACTGTAAACAGACTGCTCTGAGGCGTGATGGGAGGAGACGCGTTCATCAAATGAAAGCACTATGAACAGCGAGGGGGGGGGTCACGCGTCCCCCTGCTCGCGCCTGTAAGCCGACATCCTGACGAGTTATGCTGTTCCTGTGACTGAGCTGTAGGTGTTAACTTCCTCACAGCTGTTCACTGAGTGCAGCTGCTCGCGCTGCATGTGCTGACTGAGGATCAGCCTGCTGAGATCCTTTTTCCTCCCGTCAGTGAATCCATGAAAAGATGAAGACCAGCGCAGAGTCTCACAGCTGATCGATCgtcttcctctgagctccattAAAACTCCTCAGTGAGCCTCACACACGTTCCCTCATcgccatgaacacacacacacagacacacacaccccgtcCTCCCTACAGCACCAAATAcggattcatccgccgctgaaaatagtcccatcAAACGCTccgtttcctcctgtttgttcaCTGAAActgcagtgagcagctgttttatttAGAAAATTAAACTGTATTTTGGGCTTggagctcagagacagagacagacaggaagtcagagacaGTAACACGATGCTGGTTctggtcttttcatgagatttgaggacagttaaaaacagtaaaaccagCCTCACTCTGTAAAGTTTGCTCACTCTCTTGTGGCGTCTCTAGCACTCTCAAACTCGTGTCATTTGCACAAATTCAACCTTGATTACTATGAAATACTGACAAACAGCCACCGGGGGCTCCATAAGTCTGTTATAATACTGTTCTCTGACGCTGTCAGGCTGTGTGTCCTCCGCTGTACTCCCCAGTTTGTCCTGCAGGTCAAGCTGCAGTCACAAGGTCATCACGATGTTCTTCAGCCTCTGATCAGCCACATCGCAGCAGAATGGGAGCAAAGCACTTAGAGGGAAACATAATCAAGACCAgacttcttttcatttctgttggaGTGTGAAATCCACTTTCACCCTCATCCATCTGTTACGCtgttcctcttccttccttcatcaCACGAAGTGCCATTTAATTGGTTTTGTTGTAATTAGATCCAGACAGTGAGGACGACATGTGACTGCGTTCCAGGAAATGCTTCAGAATTACATGTGGGTGACAGCGTTTAGCAGAAATGCAATAAAGAGCCTGTTTGGTTTGTGccaggagaaagaaaaacctcATTCGCTGACCCTCAAATCTTCGCTGATGTTAAAACCGATGTGGTGCCAAACCAACACAGTGCTAAATGTGGCCCTCAGAGATGTTGTCATTTCCACGCAGCATAATGTCCTGTTGGAGGGGGAAAGGACAAAAAAACTGAGAtgctgtctttttcattttgtttacagTGTCAACTTTATGAATTACAGCACATTGTTCTAGTTAATTTATTGCAATCACAGTCAATTTCAAGGATATTAAGGGAAATGCATGTACTCTGAAGCTGATTTTATACTTGAATGTAGTAATTAAGAACGGCTCCTACAcgtttgcttgcttgtttttattatcagtaaaatattattttcaaCATTAGCTGTGTGGTTTACCTGtagaaagctgtgtgtgtgtgtgtgtgtgtgtgtgtgtgtgtgtgtgtgtgtgtgtgtgtgtgtgtgtgtgtgtgtgtgtgtgtgtgtgtgtgtctcatatCCGACCCTTTGCTTAGTAACCGGTAACGCCGCGAGCGGAGTCCAACGTGGGAATCTGCAGAGAAGTGACGTCCAGTGGAACTAACGATAAATACTGTATCCGGTCAGAGCCTGAAAATTAAAGCTGGCGAACGTCAATGTGAACATTTCATAATAGGTTGGTGCGAAATAAAAGTAATGTAATTATCATAATTTTGTTGAGAATTCAAATGTTGAACGGTTTTCATTTCAATTACCGACCAGTGTTCTTCAGAAtggttttagtttgttttcGTCTAAGCTTTACTTTGAAGGGAAATTTGCTGGTTTTCCGGTAAATCCATGTGAAGTGACGCAGCCGTTTTCTCTTGACATAATTAAATCTAAACCTCTGAGATTACCGTTGCCGGAGGGATGCCGGACACGATTACTGACGTGAGAGAAAGGCCAAGCgtattttaaagtttttacAAACTATTTTATCAAGTATATTTTCGTGTTAATCGAGAGGGGCCGTCACAAGCAGAATTTGTTCGCTAAAATATGGACATAGAGATGAGATTTTAAGTTTATAAgatagctaacgttagcttaactTTAATAATTACCGGCCGTGTTCCCGCTCTCAAACAAAAATGTCGGAGGAGGACATCAGTCTGTACGATTTGTTGAACTTATCCATCGGGACACCGCAGAAGGGAGCCGTCAACTTCAGCGCCCTACACGCCCTGCTCCACGCCGTCCTGAGGCAGCTGGGTATCCGGGAGATGAAGACCCGGTGGAGGGACGCTCCTCCCGGCGACGGACACCTTGATGCTCCGGTGGGCGTCACCGCTCCCACACAGGAGCGGCCCGCGGAGGAGGACGCGGCGGAGCAGCCGGTTCAAACCGGCACCGagctgcaggaccggacagcCTCCTCGTCCCCGACCCCCTCCTGCGGCCGGGCGGCGGACGGACCCCGGAGACTCCGGTCCCGCATCCAGACCTGCGAGGACGACGTGTCCAAAGTCAGAGCTCTTTCATTCAGTCACCGTGAAATCATTcagaaaacaacttttattCTGTGAAACAAGCTTGACTTTGAGTAGTTACTGAATATTCACAGAGGTGGAATATAACTAATTACATTTACTCAGGTGCTGTTGTCTTATGTCCCTACATGTCTGAGGGTATTTTTACCTTCACCACAGcgcatttatctgacagctttactCACATGTCTCTGTAACAGACATCCAACAGTGTGATGTGTCTTCGTTTAACTCTCACAGGAGACTTTTTGACGCTTTAGGACACTTTGCTGATGATATTCAAACATCCAGACACAGTCCTGTCCCGGCCTTCACGCCATGTTTAAGAGATCAAtacataatgaataataatagaaataaataacatgtgaagggaaaaggaaaagcagctgtttgtacCTGAAAGTGTCAAACTTTCAGCGTTTCTGCTTTAACTTAAATTGTCAATCAGCTGACTAGTTCTCTGCTGATGGATTAACCCATGAATCATTGCAGGTTAAGATTAAGGTTGCAGGTATGCAGCACCTGTGGCCACGCCCCGTGCAGTGACGTCACAGTAGGTGTTTCCTGTTGTGAGATGAGGAAGACACCTGCGTGATGTCACGGATCAGGTGCACCTGGTGTGATCATGCTTGAGGTTTTTTTTGGACAGCAGCGTTTATCTGTGCGATCGCTCTCGTCCTGCTCACCTGGGCTGTTTGGTTAAAGACGTTTCCTGTAAGACACAGGACAGTTGTCCTCTGAGTCTGTGCCCACTGgacactcttcttcttcttctcttccatcTCTGGCGGCCCGCCGTGAATATTTCAGCGCAGCATTAAGCCGCtgctgacagagcagaggacaaTGGGAGATGGGCGCCACCCTGACATCTCAAATGACCTCTGCGTGTCTCTGTTCAGGTTTCTGTCAGGCGGCTTCCAGAGGAGGGACGGACGCAGGCGAAGGCGTTCAGCACGAGGCGAACGTCAGCTTCTGTctgaaaaagaccaaaaagaTCGAATGACAGAGTTCAGTCAGAGCAGCGAGCTCACATGGTCCAGACTCTCCATCACCTTTTCCATCTCGCTCCTGATCTCGTCCtctttctgccccccccccccgtcccgtcccgtcccgtgTGATCTGGGGTAATTAGTCCCCTGCAGAGATGAGTGTGGTTGTCAGGAGATGAATAGCCCTCAGGTGAAAAGCAGGACATCGGGCAGGTGCAGGTGATGCTGCGTCTTTCAGAAGCCCGTCTGAATGATTCATGTCCTCTGTGGGCATCATCCGGGCCGGCTTAACCATGATGAGGTGACCCGGCGTGCCCTCGCCAGCGGGTGTCCTCTCTGTGAGGCCCCCGCCTGTCAGAACACAGCTGTTTAGCTTCTGTCTGAAACTCATCTGCAGTCAACGACGGGGCTCAGGCCGTGTGCCAGGGTCACCTGTTAACCTGTCAGAGGAGCCGTTTGAATGTacgtctgtctgctgtggagcCCCCCGACACCccgacaccccccccccccccccccccccgtgacGCTTGCTCCTCAGACTCAGCTCTGGTTAACAGCTGACTGTTTGAAGTGAGGCAGCAGCTTAAAGAGTCACTCCCATGAGGCCTcaggctgctgcttcttcttcttcttcttttcctcttttcttcttctgtcactgAGTGATGCTCCTGCAGGTCGTCGTCTCAcctgctttgtctgtgtgtcactgagcTGAATGTCTAAAAGAACAAATGATTTGTTTTGGGGCTGATCCAGGAGCTTTGTGAAGGGTTTCTTCTCAAACCGTGAGAGGGTGGTTTGACAGTTTATTGTTTTCTAATCACAGTttgatgtgtgctgctgtttggagCTGAAGTTAGAGGTCGATTAAGCCTGTGGTCAGTTTACAGAAAAGAATCAGCAATTTTAATTATCAgttaatcatttaagtcatttcaaatatttaccaTTTCTTATGTATTACTGgtctcatttttcttcatcttcaatAATAATGAATTGAATGCTTTCAGTTGATATGAAGTGCAGGTTAGTAAGTAGAAATGTGAGGTGACAGGAAGTGGCAGCGAGCGAGTGTGTGCTCGTTAACGGCTGTTAATCATTCAGGCGGCCGCTCTGTGGGGTCGCCATGCATCATTTCATGTCCGCACACATTGACACAAGTTAAACAGCGCCTCACCTCACATGCAGCTCAGGAATTTCCTTTGTTCCAGtgggtgacacacacacacacacacacacacacacacacacacacacacacacacacacacacacacacacacagccgttGACTCTGCCAACAAACCCTGACAGCCTCACAGGATATTTAAACTGGTTGAAGGCGGGATCATCAGCCTGAGACGCTCATGTGAAACAGGTGGAACAGCCTGATTCGTCTCATCTGTAACACTCGGATTGTGTTTCACCCTGTTGTCGGCCCTGTCAAAGCTCTGCCGCTTGCattggggtcaaaggtcagatgaaGGGTCCTAGGAGTCAGACCCCTGAGACGTTTTTAATCTAAGCTGCTGAAGAACATCTGAATCAAACCCTGAAGCTCTTTATGTTTTGCATGCTGACGACATTTAAGCTGTATGATTCTTTAAAGTGTCCCTCTGTCGTCCCTCTGTCGTCCCTCTGTCGTCCCTCTGTTGTCCCTGTGTCGTCCCTGTGTCATCCCTGTGTCATCCCTCTGTCGTCCCTGTGTCATCCCTCTGTCGTCCCCCTGTCGTCCCTGTGTCATCCCTGTGTCATCCCTCTGTTGTTCCTCTGTCGTTCCTCTGTCATCCCTGTGTCGTCCCCGTGTCGTCCCCCTGTCGTCCCCCTGTCGTCCCTCTGTCGTTCCTCTGTCGTCCCCCTGTCGTCCCTCTGTCGTCCCTCTGTCGTCCCTGTGTCGTCCCTGTGTCATCCCTCTGTCATCCCTGTGTCATCCCTGTGTCGTCCCTCTGTCGTCCCTCTGTCGTCCCTCTGTCGTCCCTGTGTCGTCCCTCTGTCGTCCCTCTGTCGTCCCTGCAGGCCATGACGCTCATACAGGAGCTCCACAGCCAGAAAGACAtcctgaaggaggaggtggacgaGCTTCGCCACCAGCAGAAGGTGAGATGATTACAGGTGAGACAGTGATCTGAACAGGTAGATATCAGTGATGTTCAGCCTCAGCGggatgtttcctctctgctgtcagagggTCGACGCTCAGGCAGAGACGCTCACCGCTGTGGAGACGTGCTGCCACCGTGTGGACATCCTGGAGGACACCGTGGTGAGAAGTGTCTCCACgcagcttcagtgttttttctctggTTAATCTGCACGTGGCTGAAAGAAAGATTAAAGCTTCGCTCTCACTGTGACAGACAGCTCTGAGGGACGCCTTCCACAGGTATCCAGACCCAGAGGAGCTGAGTCAGTGTCTCACCTGGGACGTCCTGCAGTCAGCTCTGCTCAGCGGGACCCAAAGTCCTCAGGAGGTAAGACCCTAGTTTGAGGAGTGTGACGGAGACATGAGTGGAGCTGCAGTCAGCCTGCTCACCACAGAGACGAACATGTGGTGTTTCAGAAAATCAAGCCGTTAACTGAACTGTTTCAGTCAGCATCAAAAAGACTCGTTTAGAAAAGACTGAGTGTTCACGGAGCAGCTGCCTCTGAGCCTCAGCCTCCACCACAGCAGCATCCATCAAGTCTGTAAGTGAACAGTGACCTGAAACTGCCCACAAAGCTGCCTCGTCTCCTTCAGCGTGTCTGTGTTTCCACAGGAGCCCGTTGATGCAGCCTCAGCGGTCCAGCCCACACACGCACCTTTCAGCAGCACCTTCGCTGCACCTCCCCCG is a window encoding:
- the mfsd11 gene encoding UNC93-like protein MFSD11, translating into MSPEGKRLLNIIILGFGFMFMFTAFQTCGNIGQTVIKSFNSTEFHGSGYTSMAIIYGVFSASNLIAPSVVAVIGPQLSMFFSGLLYSGYIAMFIFPYTWSFYTASVLVGIAAAVLWTAQGNVLATNSTDSTIGRNSGIFWALLQFSLFFGNLYIYCAWHGHVHITDKDRQTVFISLTVISLVGCFLFFLIRKPDPDPAPSEASEALLQAESTESCSTASSPRSVLGSQALDAFVKACKISVTKEMLLLSVSIGYTGLELTFYSGVYGTCIGAMTQFGQDAKSLIGISGIFVGIGEILGGGVFGMLNKCNRFGRNPVVLLGLITHFVAFYLIFLNIARDAPIAPEAGTDLQAFIGPSVEVALLCSFLLGLGDSCFNTQLLSIIGFMYRDDSAPAFAVFKFIQSIMAALAFFYSNYLLLHWQLLILVAVGFLGSMTFFMAEGLAESSRRESDYGSF